One Bosea sp. 685 DNA segment encodes these proteins:
- a CDS encoding MipA/OmpV family protein, which yields MARSTLPMALLAGLCAAMNGAQAADPVAPVLNPEPASGWIISLGGTAQLGPKYDGASKAGLSGMPSISWRRVGEDAGFSSPEDGLDYALYETKTFSFGPVASFRSGRYSGTDVKLTGLRDLPWTVEAGAFAEFWPIQDRLRTRIEIRQGFHGHHGIVADLSADWVEKFGAFTLSGGPRLSLGDKAFMRKNFGVSAGEAAVNGWLTAYRPQGGLKSAGVGAALDYEWSQAWTTTTFVKYERLLDSADTSPIVRVLGQRDQVTFGLGATYSFKIGG from the coding sequence TTGGCTCGTTCAACATTGCCGATGGCCCTGCTGGCTGGCCTCTGCGCCGCGATGAATGGCGCGCAAGCAGCCGATCCCGTGGCCCCGGTCCTCAATCCCGAGCCCGCCTCCGGCTGGATCATCTCGCTTGGCGGCACCGCCCAGCTCGGCCCGAAATATGATGGGGCGAGCAAGGCCGGCTTGTCCGGCATGCCCTCGATCAGCTGGCGCCGCGTCGGCGAGGACGCCGGCTTCAGCAGTCCCGAGGATGGGCTCGACTACGCGCTTTACGAGACCAAGACCTTCAGCTTCGGCCCTGTCGCCAGCTTTCGCTCCGGCCGCTACAGCGGCACCGACGTCAAGCTCACCGGCCTGAGGGACCTGCCCTGGACGGTCGAGGCCGGCGCCTTCGCCGAGTTCTGGCCGATCCAGGACCGCCTGCGCACGCGCATCGAAATCCGCCAGGGCTTCCACGGCCATCACGGCATCGTCGCCGATCTCTCGGCCGATTGGGTCGAGAAGTTCGGCGCCTTTACGCTTTCGGGCGGGCCGCGGCTTTCGCTCGGCGACAAGGCCTTCATGCGCAAGAATTTCGGCGTCAGCGCAGGAGAAGCGGCAGTGAATGGCTGGCTGACGGCCTACCGCCCCCAAGGTGGCCTCAAATCAGCCGGCGTCGGCGCGGCGCTCGACTACGAATGGTCCCAGGCCTGGACGACGACCACCTTCGTCAAATATGAGCGGCTTCTCGATTCCGCCGACACCTCTCCGATCGTGCGCGTGCTGGGGCAGCGCGACCAGGTGACCTTCGGCCTGGGCGCGACCTATTCGTTCAAGATCGGCGGCTAG